One part of the Vicia villosa cultivar HV-30 ecotype Madison, WI linkage group LG6, Vvil1.0, whole genome shotgun sequence genome encodes these proteins:
- the LOC131613658 gene encoding uncharacterized protein LOC131613658, translated as MSQKLSLVSVILYLQKQPLAPPIKTPLLPLPIIHIDEMSIFMHKHFVDEGSDGNCEFWGVFGLLGKGVKNHTLVRQTLISELMVHRKIYTQLYGKKEEFDKIHNALVPCVSGPIPVVKWMCFPEMSHLIAIAYDKVCIDLTRYDFSETFFPLRSHPSQDPSGRIICIRYLRPLHFVQVYLKPECLILATSVEWTTHFRKEAETWPDHFLERMTEFSKLTKFERDSNREKSKKEPFLDLSNENSFSITEILSVAESESFSAEGGELQIGASKKNDARIGTYFLPRTTPGAQPTLKSVMQSKEVIEKCDLAIAKWFIDASIPFNAANSPYFQPAIDALCCMGAGYKVPTMHALRGNLLNKWVDDVKIQIEQYRSIWKDTGCTLMADGWTDRCRRTLINFLVYCPKGTVFIKSVDASGASKTAETLFKLFKEVVLYVGPENVVQIVTDNAANYVAAGKLLEKEFPKLFWSPCAAHCINLMLQDMGKLEEVSEAVSHASKITKYIYNHCFALYLMRQNTGGKEILRPAPTRFATNFIALQSILSHKDALRAMVTSKEWTTTAYSKDVKAKQFVEQVLDSSFWSKCADIVKITEPLVRVLRIVDSEDKPAMGYLYRAMYKAREEIEKRFRRNKLKVEPYLKILDNRWDAQLRKNLHAAGYWLNPSCRFGPEYEKNKSTTQGLLDVIEKYAYDSKDLRSKLTAEMTSFKNCEDQWWDTYGTEAPNLQKLAIRILSQTCSASGCERNWSVFEHIHSKKRNRLEHQKLNDLVYVRYNLRLQNRTKKKQNYDPINFETLGDHSNWVLEDSPPFLTIEEVEALCKDLASMTIQPISNDIDELNFDEVDVEGDASLNSGENNQSNNIIDGEDVANAIDFGGDGFDIEGDPNIEIILPPWN; from the exons ATGAGTCAAAAACTCTCCTTggtgagtgtaatcttgtacttACAAAAACAACCACTTGCACCTCCGATTAAAACACCACTACTTCCATTACCTATTATCCATATTGATGAGATGTCAATTTTTATGCACAAACACTTTGTAGATGAGGGGAGTGATGGTAATTGTGAATTTTGGGGCGTGTTCGGTTTACTTGGTAAAGGAGTGAAGAATCACACTCTTGTGCGACAAACACTTATTTCGGAGTTGATGGTGCATAGGAAAATTTACACACAACTATATGGGAAAAAGGAAGAATTCGATAAAATTCACAATGCTCTTGTTCCATGTGTTAGCGGTCCCATACCAGTTGTAAAGTGGATGTGCTTCCCTGAAATGAGCCATCTTATAGCAATTGCATATGACAAGGTGTGTATCGATCTGACGAGATATGATTTTTCGGAGACATTTTTCCCACTTCGGAGTCACCCATCTCAAGACCCATCCGGCCGCATCATTTGTATTAGGTATCTTAGACCGCTCCATTTTGTTCAGGTTTATTTGAAACCAGAGTGTCTTATTCTGGCTACATCAGTGGAGTGGACGACACATTTCAGAAAAGAGGCGGAAACTTGGCCGGATCACTTTTTGGAAAGGATGACAGAGTTCTCCAAATTGACGAAGTTTGAGAGAGATTCAAATAGGGAGAAGTCGAAGAAAGAACCGTTTTTAGATTTAAGCAATGAGAATTCGTTCT CAATTACAGAAATATTGAGTGTGGCTGAAAGTGAGTCATTTAGTGCGGAGGGAGGTGAATTGCAAATTGGTGCATCTAAAAAGAATGACGCTCGTATTGGTACTTATTTTTTACCAAGAACAACTCCGGGAGCTCAGCCTACTTTAAAAAGTGTGATGCAAAGTAAAGAAGTGATAGAAAAATGTGATCTTGCTATTGCCAAGTGGTTTATTGATGCATCTATTCCTTTCAATGCTGCAAATTCACCATATTTTCAACCTGCAATTGATGCTCTTTGTTGTATGGGTGCTGGATATAAAGTTCCTACCATGCATGCTCTTCGTGGTAATTTGTTAAATAAGTGGGTTGATGACGTGAAGATACAGATAGAGCAATATCGTTCTATTTGGAAGGATACAGGTTGTACTCTTATGGCAGATGGGTGGACTGATCGTTGTAGGAGAACTCTTATCAACTTTTTAGTTTATTGCCCAAAAGGAACTGTTTTCATAAAGTCGGTTGATGCCTCAGGTGCTTCTAAAACTGCAGAAACACTATTTAAGCTTTTCAAGGAAGTAGTGTTGTATGTTGGACCGGAAAATGTTGTTCAAATTGTTACAGATAATGCTGCGAATTATGTTGCTGCTGGGAAGTTGTTGGAAAAGGAGTTTCCTAAGTTGTTTTGGTCTCCTTGTGCAGCACACTGTATTAATTTGATGTTGCAAGACATGGGCAAATTGGAGGAAGTAAGTGAGGCAGTGTCACATGCTTCAAAAATTACCAAATACATATATAATCATTGTTTTGCATTGTATTTAATGAGACAAAATACAGGTGGAAAAGAAATACTCCGTCCTGCTCCAACCCGCTTTGCTActaatttcattgcattgcaaAGTATTCTATCTCATAAAGATGCACTAAGAGCCATGGTAACATCCAAAGAGTGGACAACCACAGCTTATTCCAAAGATGTCAAGGCAAAGCAATTTGTGGAACAAGTCTTAGACTCAAGCTTTTGGTCTAAATGTGCTGACATAGTGAAAATTACAGAACCTCTTGTACGTGTGTTGCGTATTGTTGATAGTGAAGATAAGCCGGCTATGGGATATCTCTATCGAGCTATGTATAAAGCAAGAGAGGAGATTGAGAAGAGGTTTAGAAGAAATAAGTTGAAAGTAGAGCCTTATTTGAAGATCTTGGATAACCGTTGGGATGCACAACTTCGGAAAAATCTCCATGCTGCTGGTTATTGGTTAAATCCATCTTGTAGATTTGGTCCGGAATATGAAAAAAACAAGTCCACCACCCAAGGCCTTTTGGATGTCATTGAAAAGTATGCTTATGATAGTAAGGACTTGCGATCTAAATTAACTGCTGAGATGACTTCATTCAAAAATTGTGAAG ATCAATGGTGGGACACTTATGGAACCGAAGCGCCGAATTTGCAAAAGCTGGCTATTCGGATTTTGAGTCAAACTTGTAGTGCATCTGGTTGTGAACGAAATTGGAGTGTGTTTGAACACATTCATTCAAAAAAGAGAAATAGGTTGGAGCATCAAAAGCTTAACGATCTCGTTTATGTTCGTTACAATTTACGGCTACAAAATAG aaccaagaagaaacAAAATTATGATCCTATTAATTTTGAAACACTTGGTGATCATTCTAATTGGGTGTTGGAGGATTCACCACCATTCTTGACCATTGAGGAGGTGGAAGCACTATGCAAAGATCTTGCTAGTATGACAATCCAACCTATTTCAAATGATATTG ATGAACTAAATTTTGATGAGGTTGATGTTGAGGGAGATGCATCACTTAACTCCGGAGAAAACAATCAAAGTAATAATATCATTGACGGGGAAGATGTTGCAAATGCGATTGATTTTGGCGGAGATGGCTTTGATAttgaaggagatcccaacattgagATAATTTTACCTCCTTGGAACTAA